In Primulina eburnea isolate SZY01 chromosome 3, ASM2296580v1, whole genome shotgun sequence, one DNA window encodes the following:
- the LOC140825481 gene encoding respiratory burst oxidase homolog protein E, protein MKRSLSYGNSSTYRRSFDLPEDCAEVPGYGVRGAMLPVFLNGLGRNVDHAEEMVEVTLELDERSVVLRSVVPAEADSNARSSAACGRVGDVEAVDGFLKRSSSSASRLRRMFTWRRSASARAYTPYTEGQRMSPPVVSVREMMKLKAKLDRNKSSAHRALGGLRFISRNTDGKSDPNLLWKQVEARFDHLAKDGLLSRQDFGECIGMGDSKEFAVGVFDALARRRRQNIGRITKAELHEFWLQISDHSFDARLQIFFDMADSNGDGKITRDEVQELMMLSVSANKLSNLRERAEEYASLIMEELDPENLGYIELWQLETLLLRRYNYMDYSRTLSTTSVGWSQNLSNFSPRKVASKGWMALKRLLLDNWQRNWILLIWVLIMAGLFIWKFLAYRQKEAFQIMGYCLTTAKGAAETLKLNMALILLPVCRNILTWLRSTSARLFIPFNDNINFHKVIATAIAIGIIIHAGSHLTCDLPRLARASPDKFSAIASDFAHGVQPTYGQLLAGTVGITGIVMVLLIVISFTLATRSFRKRGVKLPAPFNRLTGFNAFWYSHHLLGLVYILLLVHGTSLFLVHQWYAKTTWMYISIPLLLYIAERSLRNRRSEHYAVEILKVSVLPGGVFSLVMAKPNGFKYISGQYIFLQCPTISPFEWHPFSLTSAPGDNYLSVHIRTVGDWTQELKRVFTEDNSSATVIGRANFGGRGNIHRNGLPRLLVDGPYGAPAQDYQNYDVLLLVGLGIGATPFISILKDLLDNTRLEDQADSNTETSRSDDSSNSIASSCEPGVKKKPQHTRSAHFYWVTREPGSFEWFKGVMNEIAEMDRKGQIEMHNYLTSVYEEGDARSTLITMVQALNHAKHGVDILSGTRVRTHFARPNWKEVLKKVAAKHPCSTVGVFYCGMPILAKELKKLSQEVTRKTSTRFEFHKEYF, encoded by the exons ATGAAGCGGTCGTTGTCTTACGGGAACAGTTCAACGTACAGGCGCTCTTTTGACTTGCCAGAAGATTGCGCCGAGGTGCCAGGGTATGGAGTTCGCGGCGCAATGCTGCCAGTTTTCCTCAACGGTTTGGGGAGGAATGTTGATCACGCGGAGGAAATGGTTGAAGTCACTCTCGAGCTCGATGAAAGGTCCGTCGTCTTGCGAAGCGTTGTGCCGGCGGAAGCCGATAGTAATGCAAGATCATCTGCTGCTTGCGGAAGAGTGGGGGATGTGGAGGCGGTTGACGGATTTCTGAAGCGGAGTTCTTCATCTGCGTCGAGACTACGGCGCATGTTCACCTGGCGGAGATCCGCGTCAGCCAGGGCCTACACGCCGTACACGGAGGGACAGCGCATGTCTCCGCCGGTGGTTTCCGTTCGCGAGATGATGAAGTTGAAGGCGAAGTTGGATAGGAACAAATCCAGCGCGCATAGAGCGCTGGGCGGACTGAGATTCATCAGCAGAAACACAGACGGCAAATCCGACCCTAACCTGCTCTGGAAACAAGTCGAGGCTCGGTTTGACCACTTGGCTAAAGACGGCTTGCTCTCTAGACAAGATTTCGGGGAATGCATAG GGATGGGTGATTCGAAAGAGTTTGCGGTGGGAGTATTCGACGCGCTGGCGCGGCGGAGGCGACAGAATATTGGGAGAATAACGAAGGCGGAGCTGCATGAATTTTGGCTCCAAATATCCGACCACAGTTTCGATGCCCGTCTCCAAATTTTCTTTGACAT GGCAGATAGTAATGGAGACGGAAAAATCACAAGAGATGAAGTGCAAGAG TTAATGATGTTGAGTGTTTCCGCAAATAAGCTGTCCAATTTGAGAGAACGTGCAGAGGAGTATGCCTCTTTAATAATGGAAGAACTTGATCCAGAAAATCTTGGGTATATTGAG TTATGGCAGCTGGAAACACTTCTATTGCGAAGGTACAATTACATGGACTACAGCAGAACTTTGAGCACAACAAGTGTCGGATGGAGCCAGAATTTAAGCAATTTTAGCCCCAGAAAAGTGGCGTCCAAAGGCTGGATGGCACTCAAGCGCCTCCTCTTAGACAATTGGCAAAGGAATTGGATTTTGTTGATATGGGTTTTAATCATGGCCGGACTTTTCATCTGGAAGTTCCTTGCTTACAGGCAAAAAGAAGCATTTCAGATAATGGGTTACTGCTTGACAACAGCAAAAGGTGCCGCCGAAACACTTAAACTCAACATGGCTCTGATTCTTTTACCAGTTTGTCGTAATATATTGACATGGCTAAGATCTACAAGTGCCAGGCTGTTCATCCCTTTCAATGACAACATTAATTTTCACAAG GTCATTGCGACTGCTATAgcaatcgggatcataattcatGCAGGAAGCCATCTAACATGCGACTTACCCCGTTTAGCTAGAGCATCGCCGGATAAATTTTCAGCCATAGCTTCAGATTTTGCTCATGGTGTACAGCCCACCTATGGTCAACTATTGGCAGGAACAGTAGGCATCACGGGTATTGTCATGGTACTGCTAATAGTGATCTCCTTCACATTAGCAACAAGAAGCTTCAGAAAAAGAGGGGTGAAGTTGCCAGCACCCTTCAACAGACTAACAGGCTTTAATGCATTCTGGTATTCACATCATCTTCTTGGTCTAGTCTACATACTACTACTGGTTCATGGAACCAGCTTGTTCTTGGTCCATCAATGGTATGCAAAAACG ACATGGATGTACATATCTATACCCCTGCTGCTTTACATAGCTGAACGGAGTCTAAGAAATCGAAGGTCAGAACATTATGCCGTTGAGATTTTGAAG GTTTCTGTACTTCCAGGAGGTGTTTTCAGCTTGGTCATGGCAAAGCCAAACGGATTCAAATACATAAGTGggcaatatatttttctacaatgTCCCACAATCTCCCCCTTTGAATG GCACCCATTTTCACTTACTTCAGCACCAGGAGACAACTACCTGAGCGTCCATATTCGTACTGTGGGAGATTGGACACAAGAACTTAAACGAGTATTTACCGAGGATAATAGTTCAGCAACAGTGATTGGTAGAGCTAACTTCGGAGGACGGGGAAACATTCACCGAAATGG CTTACCTAGATTGCTTGTAGATGGACCCTATGGAGCTCCAGCACAAGACTACCAGAACTATGATGTATTACTACTTGTAGGACTTGGAATTGGAGCTACTCCTTTCATAAGCATCCTCAAAGATCTATTGGACAATACAAGACTAGAAGACCAAGCG GACTCAAATACGGAAACCAGCAGATCAGATGATAGCTCAAATAGTATAGCCTCTTCATGCGAACCTGGCGTAAAAAAGAAACCACAGCATACAAGAAGTGCGCATTTCTACTGGGTTACCAGGGAGCCTGGTTCATTTGAGTGGTTCAAGGGAGTCATGAACGAAATAGCAGAGATGGATCGCAAG GGTCAAATAGAGATGCACAATTATCTGACAAGCGTTTATGAAGAGGGTGATGCAAGGTCGACTCTCATCACCATGGTCCAAGCACTAAACCATGCTAAACATGGAGTTGATATCCTATCTGGCACCAGA GTGAGGACACATTTTGCAAGGCCAAATTGGAAAGAAGTGTTGAAAAAAGTAGCCGCAAAGCATCCATGTTCAACAGTAG GTGTTTTCTACTGTGGCATGCCTATCTTGGCAAAGGAGCTGAAAAAACTATCACAAGAAGTAACTCGCAAGACATCCACGAGGTTTGAGTTTCACAAGGAATACTTTTAA